The proteins below are encoded in one region of Clostridium fermenticellae:
- the pdxA gene encoding 4-hydroxythreonine-4-phosphate dehydrogenase PdxA: protein MIKPIIAITLGDPAGVGPEIVVKALRKKEIYDVCNPLVIGDYGVLKKALQITNISLELNTVSNPCDGKYTLGNIDLIDMKNINIETLEYGKVQAQCGKAAFDYLSYAIKLALDKKVTAIATTPLNKESFKKAGVPYIGHTEVLESLTKVKDPLTMFEVKGLRTFFYSRHVSLKHACELITKEGIEEFAVRCQEALRVLGIEKPHMAIAGLNPHSGEHGLFGDEEVKYIYPAVEDLRKKGIDISGPIGADSVFYQALNGKYDAVLSLYHDQGHIATKMVDFERTISLTNNMPFLRTSVDHGTAFDIAGTGKVSDVSMVEAILLAAKYGPRFLKETQKNN, encoded by the coding sequence ATGATTAAACCCATTATTGCAATTACCTTAGGAGACCCTGCTGGTGTAGGACCTGAGATTGTAGTCAAGGCTTTAAGAAAAAAAGAAATATATGATGTATGTAATCCGCTTGTAATAGGAGATTATGGAGTCCTAAAAAAAGCACTTCAAATAACAAATATATCATTAGAACTGAATACAGTTTCAAATCCATGTGATGGTAAATATACATTGGGCAATATAGATCTTATTGATATGAAGAATATAAATATTGAAACACTAGAATATGGAAAAGTTCAAGCACAGTGTGGCAAAGCGGCATTTGATTATTTATCATATGCGATAAAATTAGCATTAGATAAAAAAGTAACTGCTATAGCTACTACTCCATTAAATAAAGAATCATTTAAAAAAGCAGGAGTGCCTTATATTGGACATACTGAAGTTCTGGAGAGTTTAACCAAGGTTAAAGACCCGCTTACTATGTTTGAAGTAAAGGGACTTAGGACATTTTTCTATAGTAGACATGTTTCATTAAAACATGCCTGTGAATTAATAACTAAAGAGGGAATTGAAGAGTTTGCTGTAAGATGTCAGGAGGCACTTAGAGTTTTAGGTATTGAAAAGCCCCACATGGCTATTGCGGGATTAAATCCACATTCTGGAGAACATGGTCTGTTTGGTGACGAGGAAGTTAAATATATTTATCCGGCTGTTGAGGACTTACGCAAAAAGGGTATTGATATAAGTGGACCAATTGGAGCTGATTCTGTATTTTATCAAGCATTAAATGGGAAATATGATGCAGTTCTTTCACTTTATCATGATCAAGGTCATATTGCAACAAAGATGGTTGATTTTGAAAGAACAATTTCATTAACAAATAATATGCCATTTTTACGTACTTCAGTAGATCATGGTACTGCATTTGATATAGCCGGTACAGGAAAAGTAAGTGATGTTAGCATGGTAGAGGCTATTTTACTTGCGGCTAAGTATGGACCTAGATTTTTAAAAGAAACTCAAAAAAATAATTAA
- a CDS encoding four-carbon acid sugar kinase family protein: MLKTVIIADDLTGANDTGAILAKNGMKVGTLLQKSDINKFNKFDVLCITTNSRALKPSEAYDRVKDAANMFKNKDELFFSKRIDSTLRGNVGYEIDSIIDTLGEDTFAIVVASFPDSGRVSVGDILLVNGIPLEKTEVVKDPTCPVKTSRITEIVKTQTKYNVGFVPLDKVLKGSETIKNEIIRNAKDGNRVIIIDAYTNDDISEIARACIDSKLKFVAVDPGPFTAVSADLLNKDKDKETLLEGKVLCGIGSASSLTRQQIKSLKEKYNPLIIKTNTVDFLDDEKRGKEIERVVDEITSKEDNYNTLLVTTTLEDNDVLDFSVIKERFSLDKKECANLITESIAEIIYTIIEKLDTKVGSVYTSGGDVTEAFCNRIRADGIEVLDEVVPLAIYGKVIGGICDKKPILTKGGLVGKDDTLITCVEYLYQKMGK; encoded by the coding sequence ATGTTGAAAACAGTTATTATCGCAGATGACTTGACTGGTGCAAATGATACAGGAGCTATACTTGCGAAAAATGGTATGAAAGTTGGAACTTTACTTCAAAAATCAGATATAAATAAGTTCAATAAATTTGATGTTTTGTGTATTACAACTAACAGCAGAGCTTTAAAACCTTCTGAAGCTTATGATAGAGTGAAGGATGCTGCAAATATGTTTAAAAATAAAGATGAACTATTTTTTAGTAAAAGAATAGATTCTACTTTAAGAGGCAATGTTGGATATGAGATTGATAGTATTATTGATACATTAGGTGAGGATACTTTTGCTATTGTTGTTGCATCTTTTCCAGATTCCGGTCGTGTGAGTGTAGGAGATATACTTCTGGTTAATGGAATACCTCTTGAAAAAACAGAGGTTGTTAAAGATCCTACTTGCCCTGTCAAAACATCTAGAATAACTGAAATAGTTAAAACACAAACCAAGTACAATGTGGGTTTTGTCCCTCTGGATAAGGTCTTGAAGGGTTCTGAAACCATAAAAAATGAAATAATTAGAAATGCTAAAGATGGCAACAGAGTAATTATAATAGATGCTTATACAAATGATGATATAAGTGAAATTGCAAGAGCTTGTATTGATAGTAAACTTAAATTTGTAGCAGTTGATCCAGGTCCATTCACGGCAGTTTCAGCGGATCTATTAAATAAAGACAAAGATAAAGAAACCTTATTAGAAGGAAAAGTACTGTGTGGAATAGGAAGTGCAAGTAGTCTTACAAGGCAGCAAATTAAGAGTTTAAAGGAAAAATATAATCCATTAATTATAAAGACTAATACAGTGGATTTCTTGGATGATGAAAAGAGAGGAAAAGAGATAGAGAGAGTTGTAGATGAGATTACAAGTAAAGAAGATAATTATAATACATTACTTGTTACAACAACTCTTGAGGATAATGATGTTCTGGATTTCTCAGTTATAAAAGAAAGGTTCAGCTTAGATAAAAAAGAATGTGCAAACTTAATAACAGAGTCTATTGCTGAAATTATCTATACAATAATTGAAAAATTAGATACTAAGGTAGGCAGTGTGTACACTTCAGGTGGAGATGTTACGGAGGCATTTTGCAATAGAATAAGAGCAGATGGAATAGAAGTACTGGATGAAGTTGTTCCTCTTGCTATTTATGGTAAGGTTATAGGTGGAATTTGTGATAAAAAACCAATTTTAACTAAAGGTGGATTAGTTGGAAAAGATGATACATTAATAACATGTGTAGAGTATCTCTATCAAAAAATGGGCAAATAA
- a CDS encoding GntP family permease: protein MSSGIQMIIGLIIGICLLVFLITKTRVHVFLGVIICAVTIGVIGGMDQMTLVNSITKGFGNSLSSIGIIIGFGVMLGKLLEVSGATEVMANTFIKLFGHKKEEYALATSGFVTSLSIFCTSGFIILAPLVKGLSKKTGKSVVSLGIALAGGLLMSHTLVPPAAGPIGVAGILNVNIGKFMLFGTIIAIPILCAIIPYAKYLGKKIYQLPNDTEDGWVRPEQEQNISLNETKDNNIEANKNLPSPFMAFAPILIPILLILLNTVLKSLKVKNTIIMSLSNFTGAPIIALAIGLLIAIIGLTSQFTKEETLDAMEEGLKASGKLLLLVGGGGALGMIIQNSGVGTFIATNIAKTSIPPILLPFLISCLLRLVQGSGSVAMMTSASVTAPMIPLLHVDPVFAALAACVGSMIFSYFNDSYFWVINESIGINNVKEQMKVWSVTSTIACFVGLIALLILNFFFG from the coding sequence ATGAGTTCAGGAATACAAATGATAATTGGTCTAATTATTGGTATATGCTTACTTGTATTCTTAATTACAAAAACGAGAGTACATGTATTTTTGGGAGTAATTATTTGTGCTGTTACAATAGGTGTTATTGGTGGTATGGATCAAATGACGCTTGTAAATTCGATTACTAAGGGATTTGGTAATTCATTAAGCAGCATAGGTATTATAATCGGATTTGGTGTTATGCTTGGAAAACTTTTAGAGGTATCTGGTGCTACTGAGGTTATGGCGAATACTTTTATAAAATTGTTTGGACATAAAAAGGAAGAATATGCACTGGCCACTTCCGGATTTGTAACTTCTCTATCAATATTTTGTACATCGGGATTTATAATATTAGCACCATTAGTCAAAGGATTGTCTAAAAAGACCGGTAAATCTGTTGTATCACTTGGAATAGCATTAGCAGGCGGACTTCTTATGAGTCATACTTTAGTTCCACCAGCTGCTGGGCCTATAGGTGTCGCAGGAATTTTAAATGTCAACATCGGAAAATTTATGCTATTTGGAACTATTATAGCTATTCCGATATTATGTGCTATAATACCATATGCAAAGTATTTAGGAAAGAAAATATATCAATTACCTAATGATACTGAGGATGGCTGGGTAAGACCAGAACAAGAACAAAATATATCACTTAACGAAACAAAGGATAATAATATTGAAGCAAATAAAAATTTGCCTTCACCGTTTATGGCTTTTGCTCCAATTTTAATTCCAATATTATTGATATTATTAAATACTGTGCTAAAATCGTTGAAAGTTAAAAATACTATTATAATGTCGCTTTCTAATTTTACAGGTGCTCCAATAATTGCACTGGCAATAGGACTCTTGATTGCTATTATAGGTTTAACTAGTCAATTCACTAAAGAAGAGACATTGGATGCTATGGAGGAAGGACTTAAAGCAAGTGGTAAATTACTTCTGTTAGTCGGAGGTGGTGGAGCACTTGGAATGATTATACAAAATAGTGGAGTTGGAACATTTATTGCAACAAACATTGCAAAAACAAGTATACCTCCAATATTGTTACCATTCTTAATTTCTTGTTTATTAAGATTAGTACAGGGGTCAGGTTCTGTGGCTATGATGACTTCGGCTTCGGTTACTGCTCCAATGATACCATTACTTCATGTTGATCCTGTTTTTGCAGCTTTAGCAGCCTGCGTTGGTTCAATGATATTCTCGTACTTCAATGATTCTTATTTCTGGGTTATCAATGAATCAATTGGTATAAATAATGTTAAAGAACAAATGAAGGTTTGGTCTGTTACATCAACTATAGCTTGCTTTGTAGGATTAATTGCATTATTAATATTAAATTTTTTCTTTGGTTAG
- the ilvA gene encoding threonine ammonia-lyase has protein sequence MELNLDTIKKAQENIKKVVRKTPLFYTSTFSNKCNCNIYLKCENKQKTGAFKLRGAYNKLVNLTDEQKKRGVIASSAGNHAQGVAYAATAFNVKSTIVMPETAPLAKVKATRGYGAEVIQSGQVYDDCYAKAVEVQKETGATFINPFNDIDVMAGQGTIALEVLEELPEADCIIVPIGGGGLISGIATAAKSIKPSIKIIGVQPEIIASSKASIEKGEVVTLPGAKSLADGISVSTPGDKCFEYIKKYVDEIVTISEDEIAYGMFELMERNKLIAEGAGASPLAALLAGKIKGMEGKNVVALVSGGNVDIATTAKIIERELVLLKRRIRFSVELQDKEGTLGTLISEIGKMGGNVVTVRQNNNWNEKGLDFADVLFEVTVPSEEHGDQIKNKLKESGYKLGSYKCI, from the coding sequence ATGGAATTAAATTTAGACACAATTAAAAAAGCACAGGAAAATATTAAAAAGGTAGTAAGAAAAACTCCGTTGTTTTACACAAGTACTTTCTCAAATAAGTGTAATTGCAATATATATTTAAAGTGTGAAAACAAACAAAAAACAGGCGCTTTTAAATTAAGAGGTGCATACAATAAATTAGTGAATTTGACAGATGAACAAAAGAAAAGGGGAGTTATAGCATCTTCTGCAGGAAATCATGCACAAGGAGTTGCATATGCGGCAACAGCATTTAATGTTAAGTCAACAATAGTTATGCCAGAGACTGCTCCTTTGGCAAAAGTTAAAGCAACTAGGGGATATGGCGCTGAAGTTATTCAGTCAGGACAGGTATATGATGACTGTTATGCTAAAGCTGTAGAAGTTCAAAAAGAAACTGGTGCAACATTTATAAATCCATTCAATGATATAGATGTAATGGCTGGACAGGGAACAATTGCACTTGAAGTATTAGAAGAACTTCCAGAAGCTGATTGTATAATAGTTCCAATCGGCGGAGGTGGATTAATATCCGGTATAGCAACAGCAGCAAAATCAATAAAACCATCAATAAAAATAATTGGTGTACAACCTGAGATAATTGCTTCAAGTAAGGCTTCAATTGAAAAAGGCGAGGTTGTAACTTTACCGGGAGCTAAATCACTTGCAGATGGTATATCAGTAAGTACTCCAGGAGATAAATGTTTCGAGTATATAAAGAAGTATGTTGATGAAATAGTTACTATAAGTGAAGATGAAATAGCATATGGTATGTTTGAACTTATGGAGAGAAATAAGCTAATTGCCGAAGGTGCAGGAGCATCACCACTTGCAGCTTTACTTGCAGGAAAAATAAAAGGTATGGAAGGCAAAAATGTAGTTGCACTTGTAAGCGGCGGAAATGTTGATATAGCTACGACTGCTAAAATAATAGAAAGAGAATTAGTTTTATTAAAGAGAAGAATTAGATTTTCAGTAGAACTTCAGGATAAAGAAGGAACCCTGGGAACATTAATATCTGAAATTGGTAAAATGGGAGGAAATGTTGTTACAGTGAGACAAAATAACAACTGGAATGAAAAAGGTCTTGATTTTGCAGATGTATTATTTGAAGTTACTGTACCTTCTGAAGAACATGGAGATCAAATTAAAAATAAACTTAAAGAATCAGGATACAAACTTGGATCTTACAAATGTATCTAG